In Terriglobus aquaticus, the genomic window ATATTCTTGCGCGCCATGTCGATGCGGTCATCCATCGACGCCTTCTTGTCCGCATATAGGTTGTAGCGATCCACGATCGGCTGAAGGCTGGAACGGCTCAGAATCCGTTCCTTCATTGACCCGAGCCGGCTATCCAGATCTGTGGAGATGACCGGCTTCACGATGCCTTCCGCAACTCTCTGCCCTTCCACCAGCACCGAGGTCTGCGACAGGTACTGCGGCGGGATCGTGTAGCTGAACGCAACAGCGATGATCGGCAAAATGACGAGAGGGATCAGAACAATCCAGCCGCGGCGTTTCAAGATGCTGATGTAATCAGCCATTACCAGCGAGCGATGTCCAAGCATGAGTTACTTCCTGCCAAAGATAGGTTTCGGAGAATACGTGACGCCGATCGAACCGTACTGCGTCAGGCCGTTGAACGCAATCCCCGAAGGGGCGTATCCCGAAAAAAGTTGACGTTGAATCGTATACGCGGCAAACGCCGAAACCGAGCGGCTCACCTGCGCTGAGATCTGCCCGCCCGCCACGACACCCTGACCGTTATAGCCCGGCAGAATCGAGTGGCTCAGTTGCGACGAGTGGTTCCAACCCACCAGCCCGCCCACGTTGTAAATCCGGGCAAACGGCCGCGAGATGTTGCCCACAACGGAATCCTGCTCAGACCCCAGCACCACGCCGTTGCCGTTATTTGTGCCGCGCGTGTAGTTCAGCGAAGCGTTGTACTTGGTCGCCTGGTAACTCAGCGAAGCAGTCGCTGACACGCTCGTCGAAGTCTGCGTGACGATGCTGACATCCCCGGACCGCACCGTCCACTGCGGACCGACGGAAGCCGACAGGCTCAGCCGCGGACTCAGCACCCGGCTGATTGTTCCCTGCGCGGTATGCGTCTGGAAGCCGTAGTTCGCCGGCCCAAACAGGGACGAGCCAGGAAACGTCGAGTTGCCGAAGCTGTACAGAGCTCCCACCGACATCCGCTCATTCAAACGGTGCTGCAACGACGCGTTCGCCGACTCCTGGTCGTTGTCCAGCCCTGATCCGCCAACCGTCGATCCCGTATAGCGCTGGATCGAGTAGTTGCCGCTGACACCCAGGCTGGTGCTCGCGGTCAGGATGCGGCTCGCCGTTCCGCTCACGGTGTTGCTCACACGCGTGCCATACGTGGTCAACACACCCAGCGTCGGCACGGACGTGATTACCACCGGCGGCAGACCCTGGTCGCCCACACCCGGAACGCCCGACAGCGATCCCACCGGAGTTTGCGGAAGGTAGCTGATCGAGTCGCCGATCAGGAAATTCCAGTGCTTCTTCTGCAATCCCTGAGACAGGGTGAGCGATTGGTAGTAATACGACGGAAAAGAGGATTCGCCGAACGAGTAGCCGCCAGCGTACACGGCACTGAACTGGTGCCGCGGATTCGCGGAGAGATATGCCAGGTCGCCACCCAGGCTCGTGAAGCTGCTCACACCTTGGCCGGTGCTGCCGTTGTAGCCGCTTACCAGCGACTCCGATGCCGTCAGGGCATACCGAAGCTCTCCGCCGATGTCGGGCAGCGCGAACTGGCTATACGGCGCGGGCGCGCTGGCGGTGGGCGTCGCCTGGCCATGCGCCGTAGCGCAAACCGCCGCCGCACACAGGGAGAAGAAAAATGGGGTGCGTCGAAACGCCATAACGATCCTTTACAGGCAGAGATAGAAAACTTGGATAGCGCAAGTACAACAGTGCAGCAAGCAACTCTTACCGGCTCACGATGGTATCGCCCGGCATCAACGTTACGCCTTGCATATCCCCTGTGGTAACGGCTTTCTTGTAATCGAAATTGATCTTCTGCTGACCCTTGTCCGTCTTGCGAAGCACATACAACTTCTTTTTCGCATACGGGGTCAGCCCGCCGGCAGCGGAGATCACCTGCAGAAAAGTCATACCGGGCGACAGCACCAGCGGTCCTGGCCGTCCGATCTCACCCAGCAGGAAGATCTCCTTGGGCGCCACGCCGAGCATGGTCACAGTGACCTTTGGATCCGCCACATACTTTTGAAGACGGTTCTCCACGTCTCGGCCCAGCAGCATCGGCGTCAGGCCCGCGGCTGGCACGTCACCCAAAAGTGGTACGGAGATCCGTCCGTCCGGCCGCACCGGAATGCCGCTCTGCGAAAGCTTCGGCTCATTCCACACATTCAACTGCAACTGGTC contains:
- a CDS encoding polysaccharide biosynthesis/export family protein, translated to MVLVCWTGFAARAQTRPAIAPPPTPTAAATTTSGTATTSAGAVTSGTAAAGTGVALQATADPKSVVSQDSYVIGPGDQLQLNVWNEPKLSQSGIPVRPDGRISVPLLGDVPAAGLTPMLLGRDVENRLQKYVADPKVTVTMLGVAPKEIFLLGEIGRPGPLVLSPGMTFLQVISAAGGLTPYAKKKLYVLRKTDKGQQKINFDYKKAVTTGDMQGVTLMPGDTIVSR